A genomic segment from Methanosphaera sp. WGK6 encodes:
- a CDS encoding DUF6110 family protein — MVNENNGNGYTQRAKDFLGKKEVKYFACGAVAAIALGKLAQTKAAHNAAVSLTAGALNLKDSVEEGIENIKEDAEDIHAEAQEKQKIEIYGPEDIDEDEEEDEE, encoded by the coding sequence ATGGTAAATGAAAATAACGGAAACGGATACACACAAAGAGCAAAAGACTTTTTAGGTAAAAAAGAAGTAAAATACTTTGCATGCGGAGCAGTAGCTGCAATTGCACTTGGTAAATTAGCACAAACAAAAGCAGCACACAATGCAGCAGTAAGTTTAACAGCTGGAGCATTAAACCTAAAAGATTCAGTAGAAGAAGGTATTGAAAACATCAAAGAAGATGCAGAAGATATCCATGCAGAAGCACAAGAAAAACAAAAAATAGAAATCTACGGTCCAGAAGACATAGATGAAGATGAAGAAGAAGACGAAGAATAA
- a CDS encoding heavy metal translocating P-type ATPase, giving the protein MKFKIVYDNDKDTIRVRAGKSAFTNEEGYGLSKLLSNKKGIKTVKVSAVNGSIYIKYTCDKLKVFKYLSSIKKSDLFEAEPTTEELSAETNRKYINKIIKKISTRFFVQWFLPAPLNILKTAYDSIPYVVAGLDSLIHLRLDVDLLDATSLVVTMSQGMFGPASSIAFLLGLSEILEDYTIEKTKHSLENSLMLNINQVWIETETGEEVQIPFTDLKEGDKVVVRTGTIIPVDGIIVSGEAEINEATMTGESLAVEKTEGSAVFAGTIVENGSITVEVEALNESTRINQIIDLIENSDKLKAGVQSKAEKLADSIVPWNFAVTGITYLLTGSTIKAIAALTVDYSCAIKLATPISIISAMREASERQIVVKGGRYLEAFAEADTIIFDKTGTLTESSPKVAKCISLGKLSNDELLRQAACLEEHFPHSVATAIVEEADAKNLRHTEELHSEVEYIVAHGIATTLEGKRTVLGSKHFVIEDENVEITPETEEIIQENADKYSVIYFAIDGKLEGIICIYDPPREEAKPVLDELRKLGIQDIIMLTGDSENAAATTAEALGIDHYKSQVLPEDKASIVESIKAEGKNVIMVGDGINDSPALSAANVSVAMKDSSDLAREVADITLLRPNLNDLVTMRLISQQMIDLIHRNYRYILVLNTLFMGMGLTGVITPSLTSIFHNGSTMLIGLDSMTSKNFDQVQNYEALIEE; this is encoded by the coding sequence ATGAAATTTAAAATAGTTTATGATAACGATAAAGATACTATTCGTGTTCGTGCAGGAAAATCAGCATTCACTAATGAAGAAGGATACGGATTATCAAAATTATTATCTAATAAAAAAGGTATCAAAACTGTTAAAGTTTCAGCTGTTAATGGTAGTATTTATATAAAATATACCTGTGATAAACTAAAAGTATTCAAATACTTGTCAAGTATTAAAAAATCTGATTTATTTGAAGCAGAACCAACAACAGAAGAATTATCTGCAGAAACAAATAGAAAATATATTAATAAAATAATTAAAAAAATAAGTACAAGATTCTTTGTACAATGGTTCTTACCAGCACCACTTAATATATTAAAAACAGCATATGATTCAATACCATATGTTGTTGCAGGACTAGATAGTTTAATACATTTAAGACTTGATGTAGACTTACTTGATGCAACATCATTAGTAGTTACAATGTCACAAGGAATGTTTGGACCAGCAAGTTCAATAGCATTCTTACTAGGATTATCTGAAATACTTGAAGATTACACCATAGAAAAAACAAAACATTCACTAGAAAACAGTCTAATGTTAAATATTAACCAAGTATGGATTGAAACAGAAACTGGTGAAGAAGTACAAATACCATTTACTGATCTCAAAGAAGGAGATAAAGTAGTAGTAAGAACAGGTACAATCATACCTGTTGATGGTATAATAGTTTCAGGTGAAGCAGAAATAAATGAAGCTACCATGACTGGTGAATCATTAGCAGTAGAAAAAACAGAAGGTAGTGCAGTATTTGCAGGAACAATAGTTGAAAACGGTAGTATAACAGTAGAAGTAGAAGCACTTAATGAATCTACAAGAATAAATCAAATTATTGATTTAATTGAAAACTCCGATAAACTTAAAGCAGGAGTTCAAAGTAAAGCTGAAAAACTAGCAGATAGTATTGTACCATGGAACTTTGCAGTAACTGGTATAACATACCTATTAACTGGAAGTACCATAAAAGCAATTGCAGCATTAACCGTAGACTACTCATGTGCAATTAAACTTGCAACACCAATTTCAATTATTTCAGCAATGCGTGAAGCATCCGAAAGACAAATAGTTGTAAAAGGTGGAAGATACCTAGAAGCATTTGCAGAAGCAGATACAATTATCTTCGATAAAACTGGAACATTAACTGAGTCAAGTCCAAAAGTAGCAAAATGTATATCATTAGGTAAATTATCTAATGATGAACTTCTAAGACAAGCAGCATGTCTCGAAGAACACTTCCCACACAGTGTAGCAACAGCTATTGTAGAAGAAGCAGATGCTAAAAATCTTAGACATACCGAGGAATTACATTCAGAAGTAGAATACATTGTAGCTCATGGTATTGCTACAACTCTTGAAGGTAAACGTACAGTACTTGGAAGTAAACACTTTGTAATTGAAGATGAAAATGTAGAAATAACTCCTGAAACAGAAGAAATTATACAAGAAAATGCAGATAAATACTCTGTAATTTACTTTGCAATTGATGGAAAACTTGAAGGAATTATATGTATATATGATCCTCCAAGAGAAGAAGCAAAACCAGTACTTGATGAATTAAGAAAACTTGGTATACAAGATATTATAATGCTCACAGGTGACTCTGAAAATGCAGCTGCAACAACTGCAGAAGCACTTGGAATTGACCATTATAAATCACAAGTATTACCAGAAGATAAAGCAAGTATTGTAGAAAGTATAAAAGCAGAAGGTAAAAATGTAATAATGGTAGGAGATGGAATTAATGATTCTCCAGCATTATCTGCAGCAAATGTATCTGTAGCAATGAAAGATTCATCAGATCTTGCAAGAGAAGTTGCTGATATAACATTACTAAGACCAAACTTAAATGATTTAGTAACAATGAGATTAATCAGTCAACAAATGATTGACTTAATTCATAGAAACTACAGATACATACTTGTACTTAACACACTATTCATGGGTATGGGATTAACTGGAGTTATTACTCCTTCATTAACATCTATATTCCACAATGGTTCAACAATGCTTATTGGCCTAGATAGTATGACTTCAAAGAACTTTGATCAAGTACAAAACTATGAAGCATTAATTGAAGAATAG